Proteins encoded within one genomic window of Brienomyrus brachyistius isolate T26 chromosome 22, BBRACH_0.4, whole genome shotgun sequence:
- the ier2a gene encoding immediate early response gene 2 protein, protein MDVSAEAKRIMVQALGKLYSSRTQRGGLRLHRNLLLTLVMKSARDIYHSARIACENEAQNDSPVPDPQPQRTEEAMDTSDADGENRVSPRISESKCKVTSANCKKSQEDKENSDPGRSDRHSRKRPGKAAAEPDFLPTKKARMETGEERHSARPGALRTSTGNCCRADETLTSLPMSRAITAF, encoded by the coding sequence ATGGACGTGAGTGCAGAGGCCAAGCGGATCATGGTTCAGGCTTTGGGCAAGCTGTACAGTTCGCGCACCCAGCGGGGCGGACTGAGGCTCCACCGGAACTTGCTGCTCACCTTGGTCATGAAATCGGCCAGAGACATTTACCACAGCGCCCGAATTGCGTGCGAAAACGAAGCGCAAAACGACagtcctgtccctgacccacaGCCTCAGCGGACGGAGGAAGCAATGGACACCAGCGACGCCGATGGGGAGAACCGTGTCTCACCTCGGATTTCCGAAAGCAAATGTAAAGTGACATCTGCGAACTGTAAAAAGAGCCAGGAGGACAAAGAGAACAGCGATCCCGGAAGATCTGACCGCCACTCCAGAAAGCGGCCGGGCAAGGCGGCAGCCGAGCCCGACTTTCTTCCTACAAAGAAGGCGAGAATGGAAACGGGCGAGGAGAGGCACAGCGCTCGGCCCGGGGCGCTGAGGACTTCCACGGGGAATTGCTGTCGAGCTGACGAAACGCTGACTTCTCTGCCAATGTCCCGGGCAATTACTGCTTTCTGA
- the LOC125717986 gene encoding nucleus accumbens-associated protein 1, giving the protein MAQTLQMAIPNFGNNVLECLNEQRLQGLYCDVSVVVKGHAFKAHRAVLAASSSYFRDLFNTGSKSSIVELPSAVQPQSFQQILSFCYTGRLSMNVGDQFLLMYTAGFLQIQQIMEKGTEFFLKVSSPSCDSQGLQAEETPPSEPQSPVTQPSAGAGPGVVAASSAGRPASCLTPLPLVSRVKMEQQEASSYSVVCTPVAKRLWEGSSREAGGGGSGGSGGGGGGGMRKVARFSQEAVRGGGAQAGAMAAGGPGSHGTAANGSSSGSSSSNNNVTSEGTSPGTLSAYTSDSPNSYHDEEEDEEVLEDGTEEQYRQICNMYTMYSMLNVGATAGERVDALPDHMTSDTRNRMRVRQDLASLPAELISQIGNRCHPKLYEEGDPAEKLELVSGTSVFITRAQLMNCHVSAGTRHKVLLRRLLASFFDRNTLANSCGTGIRSSTNDPSRKPLDSRVLHAVKFYCQNFATSFKESEMNAIAADMCTNARRVVRKSWIPKLKLLMAEGDAYSGFLSDTGKMEADPLGTDHAFEASGLEAGASGEVGAPGDSLPGVGADAGSLF; this is encoded by the exons ATGGCTCAGACGCTGCAGATGGCCATCCCCAACTTTGGCAACAACGTCTTGGAGTGCCTGAATGAGCAGCGGCTGCAGGGGCTGTACTGTGACGTGTCCGTGGTGGTGAAGGGCCACGCCTTCAAGGCCCACCGAGCCGTGCTGGCCGCCAGCAGCTCCTACTTCCGGGACCTCTTCAACACGGGCAGCAAGAGCTCAATTGTGGAGCTGCCGTCAGCCGTGCAGCCACAGAGCTTCCAGCAGATCCTGTCCTTCTGCTACACGGGCCGGCTCAGCATGAACGTGGGCGACCAGTTTCTGCTCATGTACACAGCCGGCTTTCTGCAGATCCAGCAGATCATGGAGAAGGGCACCGAGTTCTTCCTTAAGGTCAGCTCCCCCAGCTGTGACTCGCAGGGCCTGCAGGCTGAGGAAACCCCGCCCTCTGAGCCCCAGAGTCCCGTCACGCAGCCGTCCGCGGGGGCGGGCCCTGGCGTGGTGGCTGCCAGTTCCGCCGGCCGACCCGCCTCCTGCCTCACACCGCTTCCGCTGGTGTCCCGTGTCAAGATGGAACAGCAAGAGGCCTCCTCCTACTCTGTGGTCTGTACCCCTGTGGCCAAGCGTCTCTGGGAGGGCAGCAGCCGGGAGGCTGGTGGAGGAGGCTCGGGTGGGAGTGGCGGCGGCGGCGGTGGTGGGATGAGGAAGGTCGCCCGCTTCTCTCAGGAGGCGGTACGAGGTGGGGGGGCGCAGGCTGGAGCCATGGCTGCAGGCGGACCAGGAAGTCATGGTACCGCCGCCAATGGCAGCAGCAGCGGCAgtagcagcagcaacaacaacgtCACCTCTGAGGGTACCAGCCCCGGCACTCTGAGTGCGTACACCAGCGACTCCCCGAACTCCTACCACGATGAAGAGGAGGATGAAGAGGTCTTGGAGGATGGGACTGAGGAGCAGTATCGTCAGATCTGCAACATGTACACCATGTACAGCATGCTTAACGTTGGGGCCACAG CTGGGGAGCGTGTGGACGCCCTCCCCGACCACATGACTTCTGACACCAGGAACCGGATGCGTGTGAGGCAGGACCTGGCCTCTCTGCCTGCTGAGCTCATCAGTCAGATTGGAAACCGCTGCCACCCCAAGCTGTACGAGGAGGGCGACCCTGCGGAGAAGCTGGAGCTGGTCTCAG GCACCAGTGTTTTCATCACCCGAGCTCAGCTCATGAACTGTCACGTCAGTGCGGGGACCCGGCACAAAGTGCTCCTCAGAAGGCTGCTGGCCTCCTTCTTCGACCG GAACACTCTGGCAAACAGCTGCGGTACAGGAATCCGCTCCTCCACCAACGACCCCAGCCGCAAGCCGCTGGACAGCAGGGTGCTGCATGCCGTGAAAT tctactGCCAGAACTTTGCCACCAGCTTCAAAGAGAGCGAGATGAACGCCATCGCGGCTGACATGTGCACCAACGCCCGGCGCGTGGTCCGAAAGAGCTGGATCCCCAAGCTGAAGTTGCTGATGGCCGAGGGCGATGCTTATTCCGGCTTCCTGTCCGACACCGGCAAGATGGAGGCCGACCCACTGGGCACCGATCACGCTTTCGAGGCGTCTGGGCTGGAAGCGGGGGCCTCGGGTGAGGTGGGGGCCCCCGGCGACTCCCTGCCTGGGGTGGGCGCGGATGCCGGCTCTCTCTTTTAG